The sequence TGAAGCAAGCCTGAAAGAGGAGGGGTGTATCAGCTACGGACTCTACAAGGATTTGAACGATTCTGAGGTTGTTACCATGATTGAGGAATGGAAAGACATGGCTGCTCTTGACAACCACAAGGCTTCAGAACACTTTAAGAGGATCGTGCCAAGTTTAAATGAATTCTATGAAAGAGAAGGTGAAATCAACGTTTACAGGGAGATATAAAATAATTATACCTTTTAAATCATAGTTCACTTCTTTTTTTACATTTAAAGT is a genomic window of Methanobacterium congolense containing:
- a CDS encoding putative quinol monooxygenase encodes the protein MIKVVAKHFMKVDRIHEFLERANELIEASLKEEGCISYGLYKDLNDSEVVTMIEEWKDMAALDNHKASEHFKRIVPSLNEFYEREGEINVYREI